One part of the Alligator mississippiensis isolate rAllMis1 chromosome 3, rAllMis1, whole genome shotgun sequence genome encodes these proteins:
- the TMEM276 gene encoding transmembrane protein 276, translated as MAGKPSEWSSVLSNAVLCAVSLSSAVRTSEVNRGAAAGFLLQALAALLGAAGALWPSLGLSLEADSPPNSWVSTVVGLPLMAFGFHWLNGDHSTANLLLGGALLLAAGSGYLTEEGRAVVARSVALVTAITILILSVFTTNACGVLGSLALGAAGLLSGAGLDGLPLLAEEDAVCYLLAAGSLALQQALRTQHRDLEQEAQRLLSAW; from the exons ATGGCTGGCAAGCCCAGCGAGTGGAGCTCCGTTCTTTCCAACGCCGTCCTGTGCGCGGTCTCTCTGAGCTCGGCTGTACGGACTAGCGAG GTGAACCGTGGCGCTGCGGCTGGGTTTCTCCTCCAGGCGCTGGCagcgctgctgggagcagctggtgcCCTCTGGCCGTCCCTGGGGCTTAGCTTGGAGGCAGACTCCCCACCCAACTCCTGGGTCTCCACGGTGGTTGGCCTCCCTCTCATGGCCTTCGGCTTCCACTGGCTGAACGGCGACCACTCCACGGCCAACCTGCTCTTGGGCGGGGCACTGCTGCTGGCCGCCGGCTCTGGCTACCTCACCGAGGAGGGCAGGGCCGTGGTGGCCCGGTCCGTCGCCTTGGTGACTGCCATCACCATCCTCATCCTCTCCGTGTTCACCACCAATGCTTGCGGGGTGCTGGGCAGCCTGGCGCTGGGCGCTGCTGGCCTGctgtctggggcagggctggacggGCTGCCGCTGCTTGCGGAGGAAGATGCTGTCTGCTACctcttggcagcaggcagcctggccctgcagcaggctCTCCGCACCCAGCACCGCGACCTGGAGCAGGAGGCTCAGAGGCTGCTCTCTGCCTGGTAG
- the LOC109286522 gene encoding flap endonuclease 1: MGIARLAELVREEAPDAVSLWPLQQYRGRALALDASIALCQFRSAMPHILNRRGEEISPLQGLFYRTLHLLESGIKPVFVFDGQAPALKQPVLARRAEAAAARRGASDPGTAETQWRRLREDCKTLLGYLGVPCVQAPSEAEATCAALAKSGLVWATATEDMDALAFGSPRLLRHLRVTGSGEVEEISLPHVLQRLDMTPEQVCTGLHWGHGAGCCMDPTASWRRTDACTGDTCTAESAWGSFTTSLCWGGLQQGDGGGLSS; encoded by the exons atgGGCATCGCCAGGCTGGCCGAGCTGGTGCGGGAGGAAGCCCCGGACGCCGTGAGCTTGTGGCCCTTGCAACAGTACCGGG GCCGCGCCCTGGCCCTCGACGCCTCCATCGCCTTGTGCCAGTTCCGCTCAGCCATGCCACACATCCTCAACCGGCGCGGGGAGGAGATCAG TCCCTTGCAGGGGCTGTTCTACCGGACGCTGCATCTGCTGGAGAGCGGCATCAAGCCGGTGTTCGTGTTCGACGGGCAGGCGCCCGCCCTCAAGCAGCCCGTG ctggcccggCGGGCCGAGGCGGCCGCAGCGAGGCGAGGTGCCTCAG aCCCTGGCACGGCTGAAACCCAGTGGAGGCGTTTGAGGGAGGACTGCAAGACCCTGCTGGGCTACCTGGGGGTCCCGTGCGTGCAG GCTCCATCGGAGGCAGAAGCCACGTGTGCGGCCCTGGCTAAGTCTGGCCTGGTCTGGGCCACAGCCACGGAGGACATGGACGCCCTGGCCTTCGGGAGCCCCCGGCTGCTCCGTCATCTGCGCGTCACTGGCagtgg CGAGGTGGAGGAGATCTCCCTGCCCCACGTGCTGCAGCGGCTGGACATGACCCCCGAGCAGGTTTGTACGGGGCTGCACTGGGGACATGGGGCTGGGTGCTGCATGGACCCAACAGCATCCTGGAGACGGACGGATGCATGCACAGGGGACACGTGCACAGCAGAGTCAGCGTGGGGCTCCTTTACCACCTCtctgtgctggggggggctgcagcaaggggatgggggaggtctGTCCTCTTAA